In bacterium, a single window of DNA contains:
- a CDS encoding glutathione ABC transporter substrate-binding protein yields the protein MIRRMLAGLVVLLVLMTGSGRIGVGAPAPGDTITVAMQSDATALDPHRTNDGPSFLVINQIFETLLVRTARGLEPRLALSWRPVGDRTWEFKLRRGVKFHDGTPFNAEAVRFSIDRFINPQSRARAYFVLSMVEGAKVIADDTVQITTRFPFAALLNHLTHPSTSVISPTAVGRFGADFVRNPVGTGPFKFDSWVARDRITMVRNDDYWGGPPQIARVIMRPIPEASTQIVELESGGVDLIFNMPADSVARLDRNPRVTVYKEPSFSANYIGFHMERAPFTDVRVRRAVGHAVRVAGLITFFLKDLATPANGPLSPVVFGANPDLPGYEYDLDRARALLAEAGVRPGLRPRLVIFESAEWRRIAQAIQASLQPLGFQVEVDVVEFGTWLSRLDRGEFEMYGMRWGTVTLDADYTLYSLFHSSQAPNPNYSRYKNPEVDRLLDEGRAIADQGRREQIYRRAQTLIVRDAPMIFLYYPLSTYAVRSGIQHTTAPFSWINLELRKATVQR from the coding sequence ATGATTAGGCGGATGCTTGCGGGTTTGGTTGTTCTTCTCGTTCTGATGACGGGGAGCGGTAGGATCGGGGTAGGCGCGCCGGCGCCTGGAGATACCATCACCGTCGCGATGCAGTCCGATGCGACCGCGCTGGATCCCCACCGGACCAACGATGGCCCGTCGTTCCTTGTGATCAACCAGATTTTCGAGACGCTCCTGGTGCGCACCGCGCGGGGACTCGAACCGCGGCTGGCCCTCTCCTGGCGGCCGGTCGGAGATCGCACCTGGGAGTTCAAGCTCCGCCGCGGGGTCAAGTTCCACGACGGGACCCCGTTCAACGCGGAGGCGGTCAGGTTCAGCATTGATCGCTTCATCAACCCGCAATCACGGGCACGGGCCTACTTTGTGCTGAGCATGGTGGAAGGGGCCAAGGTGATCGCCGACGACACCGTGCAGATAACGACGCGCTTTCCGTTTGCGGCGCTGCTCAACCACCTGACGCATCCCTCCACATCCGTGATCAGCCCGACGGCCGTAGGCCGGTTCGGCGCCGACTTCGTGCGCAATCCGGTTGGGACCGGCCCGTTCAAGTTTGATTCTTGGGTGGCCCGCGACCGGATCACCATGGTGCGCAACGACGACTACTGGGGAGGTCCGCCTCAGATCGCCCGCGTCATCATGCGGCCGATCCCGGAGGCGTCCACGCAGATCGTTGAGCTCGAGTCGGGCGGCGTGGACCTGATCTTCAACATGCCCGCCGACTCCGTTGCGCGGTTGGACCGCAACCCGCGAGTGACCGTCTACAAGGAACCCAGCTTCAGCGCCAACTACATCGGGTTCCACATGGAGCGCGCGCCGTTCACGGATGTGCGTGTGCGCCGGGCCGTGGGGCACGCGGTGCGGGTGGCCGGTCTCATCACATTCTTCCTGAAAGACCTGGCCACGCCGGCGAACGGACCGCTCTCCCCTGTTGTGTTCGGCGCGAACCCCGACCTGCCGGGGTACGAGTACGACCTCGACCGCGCCCGCGCGCTGCTGGCCGAGGCCGGCGTTCGCCCGGGTCTCCGGCCGCGTCTCGTCATCTTCGAGAGCGCCGAGTGGCGGCGGATTGCCCAGGCGATTCAGGCAAGTCTCCAGCCGCTGGGCTTCCAGGTCGAGGTGGACGTGGTGGAGTTCGGGACCTGGCTCTCGCGGCTCGATCGCGGAGAGTTCGAGATGTACGGCATGCGGTGGGGAACGGTCACGCTCGACGCGGACTACACTCTCTACTCGCTGTTCCACTCTTCGCAGGCGCCCAACCCGAACTACTCGCGCTACAAGAACCCCGAGGTTGACCGGCTGCTCGATGAGGGCCGCGCCATAGCAGACCAGGGACGGCGCGAGCAGATCTACCGGCGGGCGCAAACACTGATAGTCCGGGACGCGCCGATGATCTTCCTATACTACCCGCTGTCTACCTATGCGGTTCGCAGCGGCATCCAGCACACAACGGCGCCGTTCTCGTGGATCAATCTGGAGTTGCGCAAAGCGACGGTGCAGCGGTAG
- a CDS encoding ABC transporter permease: protein MASGENAILVHRLRWRLRLRHLLRYRSAVIGMLVLTGITVAAVLAPSVTRYDPSAQVWEQALQQPSWAHWLGTDEFGRDLLTRIVFGGRISLVVGFLAVGIAAGIGVPLGLISGYAGGWLDVLVMRVMDVLLAFPAILLAIAIVGALGPGLRNAIVAVGIVGIPAFARVVRGAALVIRAQDYVEAARAMGAGAGRVVARHVFPNATAPVIVQATLSVGGAILASAGLSFLGLGAQPPTPDWGGMLASGREFMLQAWWIATFPGIAIMLTVLGFNLVGDALRDLLDPRLRPPGT, encoded by the coding sequence ATGGCTAGCGGAGAGAACGCAATCCTGGTGCACCGCCTACGGTGGCGGCTGCGGCTTCGCCACCTCCTCCGGTACCGGTCGGCGGTGATCGGCATGCTGGTGCTGACCGGAATCACCGTGGCCGCTGTGCTGGCGCCCTCGGTCACGCGCTACGACCCCTCTGCCCAGGTGTGGGAGCAGGCCCTGCAGCAGCCGTCGTGGGCCCACTGGCTGGGCACCGACGAGTTCGGCCGCGATCTGCTTACACGCATCGTCTTCGGGGGCCGCATCTCCCTGGTGGTGGGATTCCTGGCAGTGGGGATCGCAGCAGGCATCGGCGTGCCACTGGGCCTGATCAGCGGTTATGCCGGCGGATGGCTGGACGTCTTGGTGATGCGGGTCATGGACGTCCTCCTGGCGTTTCCGGCAATACTGCTCGCGATCGCCATAGTCGGGGCGCTGGGGCCCGGGCTGCGCAATGCCATCGTGGCAGTAGGAATCGTGGGCATCCCTGCGTTTGCCCGAGTGGTGCGCGGGGCTGCACTGGTGATCCGGGCGCAGGACTACGTGGAGGCGGCCCGCGCGATGGGAGCCGGCGCAGGCCGTGTGGTGGCCCGCCACGTCTTTCCCAACGCCACCGCTCCGGTTATCGTGCAGGCGACGCTGAGCGTGGGCGGCGCCATCCTTGCGTCGGCCGGCCTGTCGTTTCTGGGCCTGGGCGCGCAGCCGCCTACGCCCGACTGGGGAGGGATGCTTGCGAGCGGGCGGGAATTCATGCTGCAGGCCTGGTGGATCGCCACCTTCCCGGGTATCGCAATCATGCTGACAGTGCTGGGATTCAATCTGGTGGGTGATGCGCTGAGGGACCTGCTGGATCCCAGGCTGCGACCACCCGGGACGTAG
- a CDS encoding ABC transporter permease — MGRYLVQRLSLLVPVMLGVTLVAFITLHLAPGDPARVLLGELGQGASKEEIARLRSTLGLDAPLPVQYGRFVWRAAQGDLGRSLRTGAPVRDEVLARAPFTLVLTVASLGIALAIGIPAGVLSAAYRGRAVDHAAMLLALFGVSLPVFWLGLLLMLVFSLALGWLPASGFGTWKHLVLPAVTLGLASSALIARMTRSSLLEVLGQDYIRTARAKGLADRTVLLGHALRSALIPIVTVVGLQLGGLLGGAVLTETVFAWPGLGRLAVSAIYSRDTPLVQGTILFTAIAFVLINLAVDLLYALLDPRIRYD; from the coding sequence ATGGGGCGCTACCTTGTTCAGCGCCTGAGCCTGCTCGTCCCGGTGATGCTCGGCGTCACGCTGGTGGCGTTCATCACGCTCCACCTGGCGCCGGGTGATCCCGCACGCGTCCTGCTGGGCGAGCTCGGGCAGGGTGCATCTAAGGAAGAGATCGCCCGGCTCCGCTCAACCCTGGGGCTCGACGCCCCCCTGCCCGTGCAGTACGGCCGTTTCGTGTGGCGCGCCGCTCAGGGCGACCTCGGGCGGTCGCTGCGAACCGGCGCGCCGGTGCGCGACGAGGTGCTTGCCCGCGCCCCGTTCACCCTCGTTCTGACCGTCGCGAGTCTGGGGATCGCGCTGGCGATCGGCATCCCTGCCGGCGTGCTCTCCGCCGCGTACCGCGGCCGTGCCGTGGATCACGCGGCGATGCTCCTGGCGCTCTTTGGGGTCTCGCTGCCGGTGTTCTGGTTGGGCCTGCTCCTGATGCTGGTGTTCTCGCTGGCGCTGGGCTGGCTGCCTGCCTCGGGGTTCGGGACCTGGAAACACCTCGTGCTGCCGGCGGTGACGCTGGGGCTGGCGTCATCGGCGCTCATCGCGCGCATGACGCGCAGCAGTCTGCTGGAGGTCCTGGGGCAGGACTACATCCGCACAGCCCGTGCCAAGGGCCTCGCCGACCGGACCGTGCTGCTGGGCCACGCGCTGCGCAGCGCGCTCATCCCGATCGTAACGGTGGTAGGGCTGCAGCTCGGCGGGCTGCTCGGCGGCGCGGTGCTCACCGAGACCGTCTTTGCCTGGCCGGGCCTGGGACGCCTGGCCGTCAGCGCAATCTACAGCCGCGACACTCCGCTTGTCCAGGGGACGATTCTCTTCACCGCCATCGCGTTCGTGCTCATCAACCTCGCGGTGGACCTGCTCTACGCCCTGCTCGATCCGCGGATTCGCTATGACTAG
- a CDS encoding DinB family protein, with product MLPPRIADGFARLPVELTDLCRPHTWEDLTRPPGEGMKSIRDVLVHMVGAEAFWIQHVVLGGRRTRLDPASFGDLDSILAAWRPQREATMAWLSALTPKALGSRRAFPWDPEQTAGVEEIVWHVVTHEQYHRGQVFTRLALLGRRDLPDYDLLR from the coding sequence ATGCTACCCCCACGCATTGCCGACGGATTCGCGAGGCTACCGGTCGAGCTGACCGATCTGTGCCGGCCGCACACCTGGGAGGACCTCACGAGACCTCCCGGGGAGGGGATGAAGTCGATCCGCGACGTGCTGGTGCACATGGTCGGAGCCGAGGCCTTCTGGATTCAGCATGTGGTGCTCGGGGGTCGGCGCACGCGCCTCGATCCGGCGTCGTTCGGCGATCTCGACAGCATCCTTGCCGCATGGAGGCCGCAGCGGGAAGCGACCATGGCGTGGCTGTCCGCACTCACACCCAAGGCGCTCGGTTCCCGCAGGGCCTTTCCCTGGGATCCGGAGCAGACCGCCGGCGTTGAGGAGATCGTCTGGCACGTCGTGACCCACGAGCAGTATCATAGGGGCCAGGTCTTCACCCGGCTGGCGTTGCTGGGACGGCGGGATCTCCCCGACTACGATCTGCTGCGCTAG